The following coding sequences lie in one Vibrio toranzoniae genomic window:
- a CDS encoding DUF3087 family protein — protein sequence MTLQKINKEEYRKKMNLLLVSLVGSLALFAIVFGSILIELFGSAGSISGEATGNFHLNVLGVILSVALNAFIASRVKGHDYFKEALYVWNLKQTHNQIYRKLKRIQPKAEQGDREALTILYFYYTTQKQVYDLDNNTLTIKTVQQSLDNILELSEKWSIELDIEAFSKDLIAKF from the coding sequence ATGACGTTACAGAAAATCAATAAAGAAGAATATAGAAAGAAGATGAACCTGCTGTTGGTTTCGTTAGTTGGGTCACTCGCCTTGTTTGCTATCGTATTCGGTAGCATTCTGATTGAACTTTTTGGTTCAGCTGGGTCTATTAGTGGGGAAGCGACAGGCAATTTCCATTTGAATGTACTCGGGGTGATTTTATCAGTCGCATTGAATGCCTTTATCGCGAGTCGTGTGAAAGGGCATGATTACTTTAAAGAGGCGCTTTATGTGTGGAACCTTAAACAAACTCACAATCAAATCTATCGTAAGCTCAAGCGTATTCAACCGAAAGCTGAGCAAGGTGATCGAGAAGCATTAACTATCCTTTACTTCTATTACACTACGCAAAAACAGGTATACGACCTAGACAACAACACATTGACGATAAAAACAGTTCAGCAATCACTAGATAACATCCTAGAACTGAGTGAGAAATGGAGCATTGAGCTAGATATAGAGGCTTTTTCGAAAGATTTAATCGCAAAATTTTAA
- the trmY gene encoding tRNA (pseudouridine(54)-N(1))-methyltransferase TrmY yields MRSFVLRARAAPTESKLILEGVGQDAHTEILAHTLMNTIFVAQSHRENVTVHLVLESTKDFSRTITFDSNEITNIGGFHESALLSAVVRAVDASQGMTKEQARQVEPGITVRTMSFEKLVKELAEDHQLYMMDKKGDFIRDANIAENPCFLLTDHIPMPKKSYNSLKRLGTEKISLGPNMLFASQCVVLINNELDVRDF; encoded by the coding sequence ATGCGTTCATTTGTATTACGCGCTCGCGCAGCCCCTACAGAGAGCAAACTTATCTTAGAAGGTGTTGGGCAAGATGCTCATACTGAGATTCTGGCTCATACCCTGATGAACACGATCTTCGTTGCTCAATCTCACCGTGAGAATGTCACCGTGCACCTTGTATTAGAAAGTACTAAAGACTTTTCACGTACGATTACATTTGATTCAAACGAGATCACCAACATTGGCGGCTTCCATGAGTCTGCATTGTTATCAGCGGTAGTAAGAGCGGTTGACGCTTCTCAAGGTATGACAAAAGAACAGGCGCGTCAGGTTGAGCCGGGCATCACTGTTCGTACTATGAGTTTTGAAAAGCTGGTTAAAGAGCTAGCTGAAGACCACCAGCTGTACATGATGGATAAAAAAGGCGATTTTATCCGTGATGCGAATATTGCTGAAAACCCATGTTTTCTTCTGACTGACCATATCCCTATGCCGAAGAAAAGCTACAACAGCTTGAAGCGTTTAGGGACTGAGAAAATCAGCTTAGGTCCAAACATGCTGTTTGCTTCTCAGTGTGTTGTGTTGATCAACAATGAGCTTGATGTGAGAGACTTCTGA